Proteins from a single region of Haloarcula laminariae:
- a CDS encoding LURP-one-related/scramblase family protein yields the protein MRQQGSYDIQGIELTDDSYVVEQSLVRNKYKAMDKAGNVVIRGKQKMFKLKEEFPFVDDAGNEVFTVKAGSMLDVAGNYVLSDAQTGEDLVILDNDYSLFQDTWKIRDARTEAKLAEINSQGALVTIARNVVPFGGWIPHKYEITDVDGNHVGNIDGQFSLKDRYEITIDDASSVPKEAIIAAAMVIDAIQGN from the coding sequence ATGAGACAGCAGGGGTCCTACGACATCCAGGGCATCGAACTCACGGACGACAGCTACGTCGTCGAACAGAGCCTCGTCCGGAACAAGTACAAGGCGATGGACAAGGCCGGCAACGTCGTCATCCGGGGGAAACAGAAGATGTTCAAGCTCAAAGAGGAGTTCCCCTTCGTCGACGACGCGGGCAACGAGGTCTTCACCGTCAAGGCCGGCAGCATGCTCGACGTGGCCGGCAACTACGTGCTGTCGGACGCCCAGACGGGCGAGGACCTCGTCATCCTCGACAACGACTACTCCCTCTTCCAGGACACTTGGAAGATTCGCGACGCCCGCACCGAGGCCAAACTCGCGGAGATAAACTCCCAGGGCGCGCTCGTCACCATCGCCCGCAACGTCGTCCCCTTCGGCGGCTGGATTCCCCACAAGTACGAGATAACCGACGTCGACGGCAACCACGTCGGCAACATCGACGGCCAGTTCTCGCTGAAGGACCGCTACGAGATAACCATCGACGACGCAAGTTCGGTTCCCAAGGAGGCCATAATCGCCGCGGCGATGGTCATCGACGCCATCCAGGGGAACTAG
- a CDS encoding carboxypeptidase regulatory-like domain-containing protein, whose protein sequence is MGSTRLSIGLCLVMLVGMVGALPAAVSAQQDQVTITATVVDQDGRSVGGGVDVTASWQGGSVNGTTASSGQVLLDVPRGANVSIQVDDDRYVRNIPYEVSDASTQSVDVPVTDAGTATVTVRNAQNETVEDARVLLYRGGQFVTDQRTDADGTVTTPAVEQGNYRLDIYKAGYLDNRTQITVGSQTDINRTIQQDEVLLTVEVVDDYFDPAEPLNASVRIPSVGTLQTTDGDAATTVPVNTKYNVDVTKDGYDQATQTVTVKQRDLTETISINRTDSLSISTQDRVLLGNSITLEVTDEYDDPVEGATVSQDGQEVGTTDADGQLEVDTESAGSVSFTVDDGTVQEEVTVRVVDAPEELTGTQIPDSTGTDAEPTGTSGGSGPGFTPVTVAAALALLSLVAARRR, encoded by the coding sequence ATGGGTTCGACACGACTTTCAATCGGTCTCTGTCTCGTGATGCTCGTCGGGATGGTCGGCGCGCTCCCGGCGGCCGTCTCGGCACAGCAAGACCAGGTCACCATCACCGCGACCGTCGTCGACCAGGACGGTCGCTCCGTCGGTGGCGGCGTCGACGTGACTGCCTCCTGGCAGGGCGGCTCGGTCAACGGGACGACGGCGTCGAGCGGTCAGGTGCTTCTCGACGTCCCCAGGGGTGCGAACGTCTCGATACAGGTCGACGACGACCGGTACGTCAGGAACATCCCCTACGAGGTCAGTGACGCCAGTACACAGTCGGTCGACGTACCCGTCACCGACGCCGGCACGGCGACGGTGACCGTCCGGAACGCCCAGAACGAGACGGTCGAAGACGCCCGCGTGTTGCTGTACCGCGGCGGGCAGTTCGTCACGGACCAGCGCACCGACGCCGACGGGACCGTCACGACGCCGGCCGTCGAACAGGGCAACTACCGCCTCGACATCTACAAGGCCGGCTACCTCGACAACCGGACGCAAATCACCGTCGGTAGCCAGACCGACATCAACCGGACCATCCAGCAGGACGAGGTGTTGCTCACAGTCGAAGTGGTCGACGACTACTTCGACCCCGCCGAGCCGCTCAACGCCTCCGTCCGTATCCCGTCGGTCGGGACGCTCCAGACCACTGACGGCGACGCGGCGACGACGGTCCCGGTCAACACGAAGTACAACGTCGACGTGACCAAGGACGGCTACGACCAGGCCACACAGACTGTCACCGTCAAACAGCGCGACCTCACCGAGACCATCAGCATCAACCGCACCGACAGCCTCTCGATATCGACGCAGGACCGGGTGCTGCTCGGCAACTCGATAACCCTGGAAGTCACCGACGAGTACGACGACCCCGTCGAGGGCGCGACGGTGTCACAGGACGGCCAGGAGGTCGGCACGACCGACGCTGACGGCCAGTTGGAGGTCGATACCGAGTCGGCCGGGTCGGTGAGCTTCACCGTCGACGACGGCACCGTCCAGGAAGAGGTCACCGTCAGGGTCGTCGACGCTCCCGAGGAGCTGACGGGGACGCAGATTCCCGACTCGACCGGCACCGACGCCGAACCGACCGGGACCTCGGGCGGGAGCGGTCCCGGCTTCACGCCCGTGACGGTCGCCGCCGCGCTCGCCCTGCTCTCGCTGGTCGCCGCCCGACGCCGGTAA
- a CDS encoding DUF5518 domain-containing protein — protein sequence MSPLLQRLRSPTWQYAILGGLASVPLTLVLHLRAPGTTWDASGIALCALAVGYLAKRRGLESTPVGLRAGAVGAFPVLLSVAELVPVVLSFTQPAWFTALQLALVALMLPVFVGVTAVVGALSGRLGGWLAERGGHPRAVPSADP from the coding sequence ATGTCGCCCCTCCTCCAGCGACTGCGGTCCCCGACGTGGCAGTACGCCATCCTCGGTGGGCTCGCATCGGTCCCGCTCACGCTCGTCCTCCACCTGCGGGCGCCCGGCACCACCTGGGACGCCTCGGGAATCGCGCTCTGTGCGCTCGCGGTCGGCTATCTGGCGAAACGCCGCGGCCTAGAGAGCACCCCGGTCGGCCTCCGAGCCGGTGCCGTCGGCGCGTTCCCGGTCCTGCTGTCGGTCGCCGAACTGGTCCCGGTTGTCCTCTCGTTCACCCAGCCCGCCTGGTTCACCGCGCTACAGCTCGCGCTGGTGGCGCTCATGCTCCCCGTTTTCGTCGGCGTCACCGCCGTCGTCGGTGCGCTGAGCGGGCGGTTGGGCGGCTGGCTGGCGGAGCGGGGCGGACATCCGCGTGCCGTCCCGAGCGCTGACCCATGA
- a CDS encoding geranylgeranyl reductase family protein: MHDVVVVGAGPAGSRYARRAAERGQSVLVFEQGEVGEPLACSGHVSTDIWEYTEGARETLLQNEISGARFHTGGPDSDAHPFYKDEVISNVIDRVGLDRHLAELAREAGADLREHHTVVAVAEHRDHVTVDARGPDGDVETYRAKLVAGCDGPKSRVRRELGLPEPDELLHGVLGFDETPDHQEFVDVHLTVPTFFAWRIPRGEAGVEYGLAVPPGDDASGRFEAFCAGYDADVSRRCSGLIPIGPPKRVTGSRSFLVGDAAAQTKPFTGGGILYGMTAADHAAREIDPDDPATLGDYERAWRDDLRGDIRLGHAVRAGYSVPEAVQKAGMTAFEGEIGVHMDRPSTLFSREQLKALLSRS; encoded by the coding sequence ATGCACGATGTCGTCGTCGTCGGCGCCGGCCCCGCCGGTTCGCGGTACGCCCGCCGGGCCGCCGAGCGCGGGCAGAGTGTGCTCGTCTTCGAGCAGGGCGAAGTCGGCGAGCCGCTGGCCTGCTCGGGGCACGTCAGCACGGATATCTGGGAGTACACCGAGGGCGCCCGCGAGACGCTGCTCCAGAACGAGATATCGGGGGCGCGCTTCCACACCGGCGGCCCCGACAGCGACGCTCACCCCTTCTACAAGGACGAAGTCATCTCGAACGTCATCGACCGCGTGGGGCTGGACAGGCATCTCGCGGAGCTGGCCCGCGAGGCCGGGGCCGACCTCCGGGAACACCACACCGTCGTTGCCGTCGCGGAACACCGGGACCACGTCACCGTCGACGCCCGCGGTCCCGACGGCGATGTCGAGACCTACCGCGCGAAGCTCGTGGCCGGCTGTGACGGCCCCAAGAGCCGCGTGCGTCGGGAACTGGGTCTGCCCGAACCCGACGAACTGCTCCACGGGGTGCTGGGGTTCGACGAGACCCCCGACCACCAGGAGTTCGTGGACGTTCACCTCACCGTCCCGACGTTCTTCGCCTGGCGCATTCCCCGCGGCGAGGCCGGCGTCGAGTACGGGCTGGCGGTGCCGCCGGGCGACGACGCCAGCGGGCGGTTCGAGGCGTTCTGTGCGGGCTACGACGCCGACGTGAGCCGGCGCTGTTCGGGGCTCATTCCCATCGGGCCGCCCAAACGCGTCACGGGCAGCCGGTCGTTCCTCGTCGGGGACGCCGCCGCCCAGACCAAACCGTTCACCGGCGGCGGCATCCTCTATGGCATGACCGCGGCGGACCACGCGGCCCGCGAAATCGACCCCGACGACCCCGCGACGCTGGGGGACTACGAGCGGGCCTGGCGCGACGACCTCCGGGGCGACATCCGACTGGGTCACGCCGTTCGGGCGGGCTACTCGGTACCGGAAGCGGTGCAGAAAGCCGGCATGACGGCCTTCGAGGGGGAAATCGGCGTCCACATGGACCGCCCCTCGACGCTCTTCTCGCGCGAGCAGCTGAAGGCGCTGCTGTCGCGGTCCTAG
- a CDS encoding LVIVD repeat-containing protein has product MRRRTLLQSLAAASAAGTVGSAAAHPLPTDNGATPAATPTGGEPLGTLALSGARELVTSPDGHTAYVATGDGIAVVDLVSPAEPRLLAARTDLLADSADGPMRVVQDLALVGDRLLVAGPANPAEGAHGVVVFDVSDRREPERTAAVELDTRIHNCDFDGRYAYVTANSRAENPLAVVDTERGEEVGSWSLLDADERWAEVSPTLRPLHDVWVQDDRAYLAYWDAGTWILDVSDPADISLVSRVRGRSREALSAIDDPGTERTEPPGNDHFVTVDEDAELLAVTGESWDAGDDGSGGPSGIELFDISDPRAPASLATIDPPPTSDPTRGGVLTTAHNIQLTGGRCYSSWYQGGVRVHDLREPSEPRQIYRWRDSATTSFWTAQRGAGCFVASNTAALDDSVSPGVYTFPDPAVDAPARTPPPTDGGLLGAAGDGFGVAAALAAVGLGAWRLGRRRER; this is encoded by the coding sequence ATGCGCCGCCGCACCCTCCTGCAGTCGCTCGCGGCTGCGAGCGCGGCCGGGACCGTCGGCTCCGCCGCCGCCCACCCGCTTCCCACCGACAACGGGGCGACCCCGGCCGCCACGCCGACGGGCGGCGAGCCCCTGGGGACCCTCGCCCTGTCGGGTGCCCGCGAACTCGTCACCAGCCCCGACGGCCACACGGCCTACGTCGCGACCGGCGACGGCATCGCCGTCGTCGACCTCGTCTCGCCGGCGGAGCCCCGCCTCCTCGCGGCGCGGACCGACCTGCTCGCCGACAGCGCCGACGGGCCGATGCGGGTGGTGCAGGACCTCGCTCTCGTCGGTGACCGGCTGCTCGTGGCAGGTCCCGCAAACCCCGCCGAGGGCGCCCACGGCGTCGTCGTCTTCGACGTGAGCGACCGGCGCGAGCCCGAACGGACCGCCGCCGTCGAACTGGACACGCGGATACACAACTGCGACTTCGACGGCCGCTACGCCTACGTCACCGCCAACAGCCGCGCGGAGAACCCGCTCGCCGTCGTCGACACCGAGCGCGGCGAGGAGGTCGGCTCGTGGTCCCTGCTCGACGCCGACGAGCGGTGGGCCGAGGTCAGCCCCACACTGCGCCCGCTCCACGACGTGTGGGTACAGGACGACCGCGCCTATCTCGCCTACTGGGACGCCGGCACGTGGATACTCGACGTGAGCGACCCCGCCGACATCTCGCTCGTCTCCCGGGTCCGAGGGCGCAGTCGCGAGGCCCTCTCCGCCATCGACGACCCGGGCACCGAGCGCACCGAACCCCCGGGCAACGACCACTTCGTCACGGTTGACGAGGACGCTGAACTGCTGGCCGTCACCGGGGAGTCCTGGGACGCCGGCGACGACGGCAGCGGCGGCCCCAGCGGCATCGAACTGTTCGACATCAGCGACCCCCGCGCCCCGGCGTCGCTGGCTACCATCGACCCGCCGCCGACGAGCGACCCGACGCGCGGCGGCGTGTTGACGACCGCGCACAACATCCAGCTCACCGGCGGGCGGTGTTACTCCTCCTGGTACCAGGGCGGCGTCCGGGTCCACGACCTGCGCGAGCCGAGCGAGCCCAGACAGATATACCGGTGGCGCGATTCGGCGACGACCTCGTTCTGGACCGCCCAGCGGGGCGCCGGCTGTTTCGTGGCGTCGAACACCGCCGCGCTGGACGACAGCGTCTCCCCCGGCGTCTACACTTTCCCCGACCCCGCTGTGGACGCCCCGGCCCGGACGCCGCCACCGACCGACGGCGGCCTTCTCGGGGCGGCCGGCGACGGCTTCGGCGTCGCGGCGGCGCTGGCGGCTGTTGGGCTGGGGGCGTGGCGGCTGGGCCGGCGGCGCGAGCGGTAG
- a CDS encoding WD40/YVTN/BNR-like repeat-containing protein, producing MPTYYAALSDRLLVGDRELTERLADHTLECVAADGRAPDRAFAGTADAGLQRTTDGGETWERVLGDGDRTTSVTVSPHDPDIVWAGTEPSAVYRSTDGGKSWREREGLTGLDSASRWSFPPRPHTHHVRWLALAPDDPERLYVAVEAGAFVRSEDGGDTWLDHPDGGRRDTHTIATHPKAPDRVYAAAGDGYALSTDRGGTWTYPQDGLEHRYVWSVAVHPDDPDTVVVSAARGARAAHSTRGESYVYRTTGEGWEPAMDGLPDPDGLARAVLSADGDGFAALTNRGLFRSPDGASWSRVGTWADAYDQVPRGLAVV from the coding sequence ATGCCCACGTACTACGCCGCACTCTCGGACCGCCTGCTCGTCGGCGACAGAGAGTTGACCGAGCGGCTGGCGGACCACACGCTCGAATGCGTCGCGGCCGACGGGCGTGCGCCCGACCGCGCGTTCGCCGGGACCGCCGACGCGGGGCTCCAGCGGACGACCGACGGCGGGGAGACGTGGGAGCGGGTTCTCGGCGACGGCGACCGTACAACCAGCGTCACCGTCAGTCCCCACGACCCCGACATCGTCTGGGCCGGCACCGAACCGAGCGCCGTCTACCGCTCGACGGACGGCGGCAAATCCTGGCGGGAACGCGAGGGACTGACCGGCCTCGACTCGGCCTCGCGGTGGTCGTTCCCGCCCCGACCACACACCCATCACGTCCGCTGGCTCGCCCTCGCGCCCGACGACCCCGAACGGCTGTACGTCGCCGTCGAGGCCGGCGCCTTCGTCCGGAGCGAGGACGGCGGCGACACGTGGCTGGACCACCCCGACGGCGGCCGCCGGGACACCCACACCATCGCCACGCACCCGAAGGCCCCCGACCGCGTCTACGCCGCCGCCGGCGACGGCTACGCGCTGTCGACCGACCGCGGCGGGACGTGGACGTACCCGCAGGACGGGCTGGAGCACCGCTACGTCTGGAGCGTGGCGGTCCACCCCGACGACCCGGACACGGTCGTCGTCTCGGCGGCCCGGGGCGCGCGAGCCGCCCACTCGACGCGCGGCGAGAGCTACGTCTACCGGACGACGGGCGAGGGCTGGGAACCGGCGATGGACGGGCTACCAGACCCGGACGGGCTGGCGCGGGCGGTGCTCTCGGCCGACGGCGACGGCTTCGCCGCGCTGACGAACCGCGGGCTCTTCCGGTCGCCCGACGGCGCCTCGTGGTCGCGGGTGGGGACGTGGGCCGACGCCTACGACCAGGTGCCCCGCGGGCTCGCGGTCGTCTAG
- the uvrA gene encoding excinuclease ABC subunit UvrA: MSKDVIEVTGAEEHNLKDVDVEIPREELTVVTGLSGSGKSSLAFETVYAEGQRRYIESLSAYARNFLGQMDKPQVENVEGLSPAISIDQKNAANNPRSTVGTVTELHDYLRLLYARVGVPHCPECGREVGEQSAQNMVTRLLELPEGTRAKLCAPVVRDQKGAFEDLFDDLVGEGYSRVEVDGEEYDLTMDRPDLDENYDHTIDVVVDRVKISTDARSRINDSVETALGEADGTLKVVLPDPPAGAADALGGATARATGDLAETDESTADRLVVELSEDLACTHCGIDISEVETRSFSFNSPHGACPDCEGLGETKEVSEELVVTDPGKPLKHVFEPWSYDRTYYSRQLDNVADHFGVSLDTPFEELDESIRRQFLYGTDDLVHFEWTTKNGTREKTERFEGVIPNLERRHVETDSDRAREHIEEFMATTTCPTCEGTRLKAESRAVLVDGTSITEVNELSIGDALAHFEGLEANLSARDKKIAEEILKEIRARLGFMEEVGLDYLTLDREAATLSGGESQRIRLATQIGSGLVGVLYVLDEPSIGLHQRDNDKLLNTLAELRDLGNTLIVVEHDTETMRRADQIIDMGPGPGKRGGEVVVNGPQEELMATDESVTGKYLSGERSIPVPETRREGDGDHLTVRGARQHNLRDLDVEFPLGTFTAITGVSGSGKSTLMHDILYKGLVRRMNDTDVNPGEHDDIDGIENIETVRLIDQSPIGRTPRSNPATYTNVFDHVRELFAETNLAKQRGYEKGRFSFNVKGGRCEACGGQGTVTIDMNFLSDVQVPCEECGGARYNDETLDVTYKGATIADVLDMSVEEAYDFFESHSGLRRRLQLLKDVGLGYMTLGQPSTTLSGGEAQRVKLAEELGKKDSGETLYLLDEPTTGLHPEDERKLIDVLHRLTEDGNTVVVIEHELDLVKNADHVVDLGPEGGEGGGDLVAEGTPEEVARTDESYTGQYLRDHLPAVELEGPRSERDAPKPAADDD, encoded by the coding sequence ATGAGCAAGGACGTCATCGAGGTCACCGGCGCAGAGGAACACAACCTCAAGGACGTCGACGTGGAGATTCCCCGGGAGGAACTCACCGTCGTCACGGGGCTGTCGGGGTCGGGCAAGTCGTCGCTCGCCTTCGAGACGGTCTACGCGGAGGGCCAGCGGCGCTACATCGAGTCGCTGTCGGCCTACGCCCGGAACTTCCTGGGCCAGATGGACAAACCGCAGGTCGAGAACGTCGAGGGGCTCTCGCCGGCCATCAGTATCGACCAGAAAAACGCCGCGAACAACCCCCGCTCGACGGTGGGCACCGTCACGGAGCTGCACGACTACCTCCGCTTGCTGTACGCCCGCGTCGGCGTGCCCCACTGCCCGGAGTGTGGCCGCGAGGTCGGCGAGCAGTCGGCCCAGAACATGGTCACGCGCTTGCTCGAACTGCCGGAGGGCACCCGAGCGAAGCTGTGTGCCCCCGTCGTCAGGGACCAGAAGGGCGCCTTCGAGGACCTCTTCGACGACCTCGTGGGCGAGGGGTACTCCCGCGTGGAGGTCGACGGCGAGGAGTACGACCTCACGATGGACCGGCCCGACCTCGACGAGAACTACGACCACACTATCGACGTGGTGGTCGACCGCGTGAAGATATCGACCGACGCGCGCTCGCGCATCAACGACTCCGTCGAGACCGCGCTCGGCGAGGCCGACGGCACCCTCAAAGTCGTCCTGCCGGACCCGCCGGCGGGCGCCGCCGACGCGCTGGGCGGGGCGACCGCTCGCGCGACCGGCGACCTGGCCGAGACGGACGAATCGACGGCGGACCGCCTCGTCGTCGAACTCTCCGAGGACCTGGCCTGTACCCACTGTGGCATCGACATCTCCGAGGTCGAGACCCGTTCGTTCTCCTTCAACTCGCCACACGGCGCCTGTCCCGACTGCGAGGGGCTGGGCGAGACCAAGGAGGTGAGCGAGGAGCTCGTCGTCACGGACCCCGGGAAGCCGCTCAAGCACGTCTTCGAGCCCTGGAGCTACGACCGGACCTACTACTCACGCCAGCTGGACAACGTCGCCGACCACTTCGGCGTCTCGCTCGATACGCCGTTCGAGGAGCTCGACGAGTCGATTCGTCGCCAGTTCCTCTACGGCACCGACGACCTTGTCCACTTCGAGTGGACTACGAAGAACGGCACCCGCGAGAAGACCGAGCGCTTCGAGGGCGTGATTCCGAACCTCGAACGGCGCCACGTCGAGACGGACTCGGACCGCGCCCGCGAGCACATCGAGGAGTTCATGGCGACGACGACGTGCCCGACCTGCGAGGGGACCCGGCTGAAAGCCGAGTCCCGCGCCGTGCTGGTCGACGGCACCTCGATAACCGAGGTCAACGAGCTGTCCATCGGCGACGCCCTGGCTCACTTCGAGGGGCTGGAGGCGAACCTCTCGGCCCGCGACAAGAAGATAGCCGAGGAGATTCTGAAGGAGATACGCGCCCGCCTGGGGTTCATGGAGGAGGTCGGCCTCGACTACCTCACGCTCGACCGCGAGGCCGCCACGCTCTCGGGCGGGGAGAGCCAGCGCATCCGGCTGGCCACGCAGATCGGCTCCGGGCTCGTTGGCGTGCTGTACGTCCTCGACGAGCCCTCCATCGGGCTCCACCAGCGGGACAACGACAAGCTACTGAACACCCTGGCGGAGCTTCGGGACCTCGGGAACACGCTCATCGTCGTCGAACACGACACCGAGACGATGCGGCGGGCCGACCAGATTATCGACATGGGGCCGGGGCCGGGCAAGCGCGGCGGCGAAGTCGTCGTCAACGGGCCACAGGAGGAGCTGATGGCGACCGACGAGTCGGTGACGGGCAAGTACCTCTCGGGCGAGCGGTCGATTCCGGTCCCCGAGACGCGCCGCGAGGGCGACGGCGACCACCTCACCGTGCGGGGCGCCCGCCAGCACAACCTCCGTGACCTGGACGTCGAGTTCCCGCTGGGGACGTTCACGGCGATTACGGGCGTCTCCGGGTCCGGGAAGTCGACGCTGATGCACGACATCCTCTATAAGGGCCTGGTCCGGCGGATGAACGACACCGACGTCAACCCTGGCGAGCACGACGACATCGACGGGATAGAGAACATCGAGACCGTGCGGCTCATCGACCAGTCGCCAATCGGCCGGACGCCCCGCTCGAACCCGGCGACCTACACCAACGTCTTCGACCACGTCCGCGAGCTGTTCGCGGAGACGAACCTCGCCAAGCAGCGGGGCTACGAGAAGGGGCGGTTCTCGTTCAACGTCAAGGGCGGCCGGTGTGAGGCCTGTGGCGGCCAGGGGACAGTGACGATAGACATGAACTTCCTCTCGGACGTGCAGGTCCCCTGCGAGGAGTGTGGCGGGGCCCGCTACAACGACGAGACCCTGGACGTGACTTACAAGGGCGCGACCATCGCCGACGTCCTCGATATGAGCGTCGAGGAGGCCTACGACTTCTTCGAGAGCCACAGCGGCCTCCGCCGGCGCCTGCAGCTGCTGAAGGACGTGGGGCTGGGGTACATGACGCTCGGGCAGCCCTCGACGACGCTCTCGGGCGGGGAGGCCCAGCGGGTGAAACTCGCCGAGGAGCTGGGCAAGAAAGACTCCGGCGAGACGCTGTACCTGCTCGACGAGCCGACCACCGGGCTCCACCCGGAGGACGAGCGCAAGCTCATCGACGTGTTGCATCGGCTCACCGAGGACGGCAACACCGTGGTCGTCATCGAGCACGAACTCGACCTCGTGAAGAACGCCGACCACGTCGTCGACCTCGGCCCCGAGGGCGGCGAGGGCGGCGGCGACCTCGTCGCCGAGGGCACGCCCGAGGAGGTCGCCCGGACCGACGAGTCGTACACGGGACAGTATCTGCGTGACCACCTGCCAGCGGTCGAGCTGGAGGGACCCCGTTCCGAGCGGGACGCGCCGAAGCCCGCCGCGGACGACGACTGA
- a CDS encoding aminomethyltransferase family protein codes for MTVIEGVHADHGAAFREVGGRRVVDHYGRPERTHRAVRNVVGVCEFGYGVLVVTGEDRVEYVDNAVSNRVPDADGEGTYALLLDPQGRVETDMYVYNAGERLLVFTPPQEAADLAEDWREKTFIQDVDIRLATEEFAVFGVHGPKATEKIASVLHQAASPEAPLCFNRGELGDAGVSVIRTDNLAGEESYDVVCGADDAERVFDTLVNRGLNAVPFGYRTWEALTLEAGSPLFDTEIDGALPNDIGLRNGLDFEKGCYVGQEVVSRVENQGYPGSRLVGLTVDAVPDPGAAVSVGDEHVGEVTRAVDSPDVAGPIAMAALDWDYPDGALTVRIDGEAVPAERRELPFVEGSAVSARLPTYE; via the coding sequence ATGACTGTTATCGAGGGCGTCCACGCCGACCACGGCGCGGCCTTCCGCGAGGTCGGCGGCCGCCGCGTCGTCGACCACTACGGCCGGCCCGAGCGGACCCACCGGGCCGTCCGAAACGTCGTTGGCGTCTGTGAGTTCGGCTACGGCGTCCTCGTCGTCACCGGCGAGGACCGGGTCGAGTACGTCGACAACGCCGTCTCGAACCGCGTCCCCGACGCCGACGGCGAGGGCACGTACGCCCTTCTACTGGACCCGCAGGGCCGCGTCGAGACGGACATGTACGTCTACAACGCCGGCGAGCGGCTGCTCGTGTTCACTCCGCCCCAGGAGGCCGCGGACCTGGCCGAGGACTGGCGGGAAAAGACGTTCATCCAGGACGTCGATATCCGCCTCGCGACCGAGGAGTTCGCCGTCTTCGGCGTCCACGGCCCGAAGGCGACCGAGAAGATAGCGAGCGTCCTCCACCAGGCGGCTTCGCCCGAAGCGCCCCTCTGCTTTAACCGCGGCGAGCTGGGCGACGCCGGCGTCTCCGTCATCCGGACCGACAACCTCGCCGGCGAGGAGAGCTACGACGTGGTCTGTGGCGCCGACGACGCCGAACGGGTCTTCGACACCCTGGTCAACCGGGGGCTAAACGCCGTCCCCTTCGGCTACCGCACGTGGGAGGCGCTCACGCTGGAGGCCGGGTCGCCCCTCTTCGACACCGAAATCGACGGGGCGCTGCCCAACGACATCGGGCTTCGCAACGGGCTGGACTTCGAGAAGGGGTGTTACGTCGGCCAGGAGGTCGTCTCCCGCGTCGAGAACCAGGGCTACCCCGGCTCCCGTCTCGTCGGGCTGACCGTCGACGCCGTGCCCGACCCCGGAGCGGCCGTCTCGGTCGGCGACGAACACGTCGGGGAAGTCACGCGGGCCGTCGACAGCCCGGACGTCGCCGGTCCCATCGCCATGGCGGCGCTGGACTGGGACTACCCCGACGGCGCCCTCACGGTTCGCATCGACGGCGAAGCGGTTCCCGCCGAGCGCCGCGAACTCCCGTTCGTCGAGGGGTCGGCGGTGTCGGCGCGCCTGCCCACCTACGAGTAA